In Hoeflea ulvae, one genomic interval encodes:
- the uvrA gene encoding excinuclease ABC subunit UvrA, whose amino-acid sequence MTELKSITIRGAREHNLKNVDLDLPRNSLIVMTGLSGSGKSSLAFDTIYAEGQRRYVESLSAYARQFLEMMQKPDVDQIDGLSPAISIEQKTTSRNPRSTVGTVTEIYDYMRLLFARVGVPYSPATGLPIESQTISQMVDRVLEMEEGTRLYILAPVVRGRKGEYRKELADFMKKGFQRVKIDGQYYEIAEAPVLDKKYKHDIDIVVDRIVVRPDISARLADSLETCLRLADGLAIAEFADKPLPDAETSAGGSANKSLNETHERMLFSEKFACPVSGFTISEIEPRLFSFNNPHGACPTCDGLGTQKKIDDALIVPEPNLTLRGGAIAPWAKSSSPYYTQTLEALGKHFGFKLSDRWQDLPAAGQKAILRGTADKISFKYDDGLRSYTTSKNFEGIIPNLERRWKETDSAWAREEIERYMSNAPCPACDGYRLKPEARAVKIDGCHIGQVTELSIRVAGDWFAELPARLNEQQNHIAVRILKEIRDRLKFLNDVGLDYLTLSRNSGSLSGGESQRIRLASQIGSGLTGVLYVLDEPSIGLHQRDNARLLETLKHLRDIGNTVIVVEHDEDAILTADYVVDIGPHAGIHGGEIIAQGSPGDIMANPRSITGKYLSGELEVMVPSQRRKAKKKKELTVVGARGNNLKNVTASIPLGVFTAVTGVSGGGKSTFLIETLYRAAARRVMGARENPADHDRIDGFEHIDKVIDIDQSPIGRTPRSNPATYTGAFTPIREWFAGLPEAKARGYQPGRFSFNVKGGRCEACQGDGVIKIEMHFLPDVYVTCDVCHGKRYNRETLDVTFKQKSIADVLDMTVEEGVEFFAAVPAVRDKLKSLEGVGLGYIKVGQQANTLSGGEAQRVKLAKELSKRSTGRTLYILDEPTTGLHFHDVAKLLEVLHELVDQGNSVVVIEHNLEVIKTADWVIDLGPEGGDGGGEIVAEGTPEDIVKVDRSYTGQFLRDLLERKPGRRVEAAE is encoded by the coding sequence ATGACGGAACTGAAATCAATCACCATTCGCGGCGCGCGCGAGCACAATCTCAAGAATGTCGATCTCGATCTGCCGCGCAACAGCCTGATCGTGATGACCGGGCTGTCGGGATCGGGCAAGTCCTCGCTCGCCTTCGACACCATCTATGCCGAGGGCCAGCGCCGCTATGTCGAGAGCCTGTCGGCCTATGCGCGGCAGTTCCTCGAAATGATGCAGAAACCCGATGTCGACCAGATCGACGGGCTGTCGCCGGCGATTTCCATCGAACAGAAGACCACCAGCCGCAATCCGCGCTCCACTGTCGGCACCGTCACCGAGATCTATGACTATATGCGGCTGCTGTTTGCCCGCGTCGGCGTGCCCTATTCGCCGGCCACCGGCCTGCCGATCGAAAGCCAGACCATCAGCCAGATGGTCGACCGGGTGCTGGAGATGGAAGAAGGCACGCGGCTCTACATTCTCGCGCCGGTGGTGCGCGGCCGCAAGGGCGAATACCGCAAGGAACTGGCCGACTTCATGAAGAAGGGCTTTCAACGGGTCAAGATCGACGGCCAGTATTACGAGATCGCCGAGGCGCCGGTGCTCGACAAGAAATACAAGCACGACATCGACATCGTCGTCGACCGCATCGTGGTCCGGCCGGACATTTCCGCGCGCCTGGCCGACAGCCTGGAAACCTGCCTGCGGCTCGCCGACGGGCTGGCCATTGCCGAATTTGCCGACAAGCCGCTGCCCGACGCCGAGACATCGGCCGGCGGCTCGGCCAACAAGTCGCTCAACGAAACCCATGAGCGCATGCTGTTTTCGGAGAAATTTGCCTGCCCGGTGTCCGGTTTCACCATTTCCGAGATCGAGCCGCGGCTGTTTTCCTTCAACAACCCGCATGGCGCCTGCCCGACCTGCGACGGGCTCGGCACCCAGAAGAAGATCGACGATGCGCTGATCGTGCCGGAACCGAACCTGACCCTGCGCGGCGGCGCAATCGCGCCCTGGGCCAAGTCGAGCTCTCCCTATTACACACAGACGCTGGAGGCGCTGGGCAAGCATTTCGGCTTCAAGCTCTCCGACCGCTGGCAGGATCTGCCGGCCGCCGGCCAGAAGGCGATCCTGCGCGGCACCGCCGACAAGATCTCGTTCAAATATGATGACGGGCTGCGCTCCTACACCACCTCGAAGAATTTCGAAGGCATCATTCCCAATCTGGAGCGGCGCTGGAAGGAAACCGACAGCGCCTGGGCGCGCGAGGAAATCGAGCGCTACATGTCCAACGCCCCCTGCCCGGCCTGCGACGGCTATCGGCTCAAGCCCGAGGCGCGCGCGGTCAAGATCGACGGCTGCCATATCGGCCAGGTTACCGAATTGTCGATCCGGGTCGCCGGCGACTGGTTTGCCGAGCTGCCGGCGCGGCTCAACGAGCAGCAGAACCACATCGCGGTGCGGATTCTCAAGGAAATCCGCGACCGGCTGAAATTTTTGAACGATGTCGGGCTTGACTATCTGACGCTGTCGCGCAATTCCGGCTCGCTGTCGGGCGGCGAAAGCCAGCGCATCCGGCTGGCCTCGCAGATCGGCTCGGGACTGACCGGCGTGCTCTATGTGCTCGACGAGCCGTCGATCGGCCTGCACCAGCGCGACAATGCCCGGCTGCTGGAGACGCTCAAGCATCTGCGCGACATCGGCAACACGGTGATCGTGGTCGAGCATGACGAGGACGCGATCCTGACCGCCGATTACGTGGTCGATATCGGACCCCATGCAGGCATTCACGGCGGCGAGATCATCGCCCAGGGCTCGCCCGGCGACATCATGGCCAATCCGCGCTCGATCACCGGAAAATATCTCTCGGGCGAGCTCGAGGTGATGGTGCCGAGCCAGCGCCGCAAGGCCAAGAAGAAAAAGGAGCTGACGGTCGTCGGCGCCCGCGGCAACAATCTCAAGAACGTCACCGCCTCGATCCCGCTGGGCGTGTTCACCGCCGTGACCGGCGTATCGGGCGGCGGCAAGTCGACCTTCCTGATCGAGACCCTCTACCGCGCCGCGGCGCGGCGGGTGATGGGCGCGCGCGAAAACCCGGCCGATCATGACCGCATCGACGGGTTCGAGCACATCGACAAGGTGATCGACATCGACCAGTCCCCGATCGGCCGCACGCCGCGCTCCAATCCGGCCACCTATACCGGCGCCTTCACGCCGATCCGCGAGTGGTTTGCCGGCCTGCCCGAAGCCAAGGCGCGCGGCTACCAGCCGGGCCGCTTCTCGTTCAACGTCAAGGGCGGGCGCTGCGAGGCCTGCCAGGGCGACGGCGTCATCAAGATCGAGATGCATTTCCTGCCCGACGTCTATGTCACCTGCGACGTCTGCCACGGCAAGCGCTACAACCGCGAGACGCTCGACGTCACCTTCAAGCAGAAATCGATCGCCGATGTGCTCGACATGACAGTGGAGGAAGGCGTCGAGTTCTTCGCCGCCGTGCCTGCCGTGCGCGACAAGCTCAAATCGCTCGAAGGAGTCGGCCTGGGCTATATCAAGGTCGGCCAGCAGGCCAACACGCTGTCGGGCGGCGAGGCGCAGCGGGTCAAGCTGGCCAAGGAGCTGTCAAAGCGCTCGACAGGCCGCACGCTCTATATTCTCGACGAGCCGACGACCGGTCTGCATTTCCACGATGTCGCCAAGCTCCTGGAAGTGCTGCACGAACTGGTCGATCAGGGCAATTCGGTGGTGGTCATCGAGCACAATCTCGAAGTCATCAAGACCGCCGACTGGGTCATCGACCTCGGCCCCGAGGGCGGCGACGGCGGCGGCGAGATCGTCGCCGAGGGCACGCCAGAGGACATCGTCAAGGTGGACCGCAGCTATACCGGCCAGTTCCTGCGGGACCTGCTCGAACGCAAGCCGGGACGACGGGTGGAGGCGGCGGAGTAG
- a CDS encoding DUF1905 domain-containing protein, whose amino-acid sequence MQPEQSYSFEAELRLVQSAKAAWHFVTVPQEHSHRIRFYAGRTNGFGSIRVRAAIGDSGWSTSLFPDKASGCYLLPVKAAIRSAQSIAQGDRIRVNLVIG is encoded by the coding sequence ATGCAGCCGGAGCAAAGCTACAGCTTCGAGGCCGAGCTGCGGCTGGTGCAATCGGCCAAGGCCGCCTGGCATTTCGTCACCGTACCGCAGGAACATTCGCACCGGATCCGGTTTTATGCCGGCCGGACCAATGGCTTCGGCTCCATCCGGGTGCGCGCCGCAATCGGCGACAGCGGCTGGTCGACCTCGCTGTTTCCCGACAAGGCATCGGGCTGCTATCTGCTGCCGGTCAAGGCGGCCATCCGCAGTGCGCAATCCATTGCCCAGGGCGACCGGATCCGGGTGAATCTTGTGATCGGCTGA
- a CDS encoding glucose 1-dehydrogenase: MGLFSGKTALVTGSGAGIGRATALKFAADGANVVVSDIHVDGGEETVSMIHQAGGSAMFQRADVSKAADVAALVAGVVDQYGRLDCAVNNAGIEGTIAPFADQAEANYDAIMGINAKGTYLCMQAEIRHMLAAGGGTIVNLASIAGLIGFPGLSPYVASKHAVIGMTKNAALEYGKSGIRANAVCPGGIDTRMLDSLADQATSGAQSSAQMMDPLHPLGRIGTPQEVANLIVWLSSPEASFMLGAIIPVDGGYVAQ; the protein is encoded by the coding sequence ATGGGATTATTTTCAGGCAAGACCGCCCTTGTCACCGGATCCGGAGCCGGCATCGGCCGCGCCACGGCGCTGAAATTTGCGGCCGACGGCGCCAATGTGGTGGTCTCCGACATCCATGTTGACGGCGGCGAGGAAACCGTCTCGATGATCCACCAGGCCGGCGGAAGCGCCATGTTCCAGCGCGCCGATGTGTCCAAGGCTGCCGATGTGGCGGCACTCGTGGCCGGTGTCGTCGACCAGTATGGCCGGCTTGACTGTGCGGTCAACAATGCCGGCATCGAGGGCACCATCGCCCCCTTCGCTGACCAGGCCGAAGCCAATTACGACGCCATCATGGGCATCAATGCCAAGGGCACCTATCTCTGCATGCAGGCGGAGATCCGGCACATGCTTGCGGCCGGCGGCGGGACCATCGTCAATCTCGCTTCGATTGCCGGCTTGATCGGCTTTCCCGGCCTGTCGCCCTATGTCGCTTCCAAACATGCAGTGATCGGCATGACCAAGAACGCGGCGCTGGAATATGGCAAGTCCGGGATCCGGGCCAATGCGGTCTGTCCCGGTGGCATCGACACGCGAATGCTCGATTCGCTGGCCGATCAGGCAACCTCAGGCGCTCAGAGCAGCGCCCAGATGATGGATCCGCTGCACCCTCTCGGCCGCATCGGCACGCCGCAGGAAGTGGCCAACCTGATCGTCTGGCTGTCCTCGCCCGAAGCCTCTTTCATGCTCGGCGCCATCATTCCGGTCGATGGCGGCTACGTCGCCCAATAA
- a CDS encoding Hsp20/alpha crystallin family protein yields the protein MADTQQHLPASRPSGLFDDFRAEMDKMMERFFGDTATAAAKTGFPSLTTVGAVRPAIDITENDKAITLTAELPGMSEDEVDLTVSDGVLTLKGEKTVSHESKQDHSVVIERNYGSFYRSFPLPDRVDQEAIDASFEKGVLKVTMPKKPGQDNGERKIKIGT from the coding sequence ATGGCAGATACACAGCAACATCTTCCCGCTTCACGTCCATCCGGACTGTTCGATGATTTTCGCGCAGAGATGGACAAGATGATGGAGCGCTTTTTTGGTGACACTGCAACCGCTGCGGCGAAAACCGGCTTTCCCTCGCTGACGACAGTGGGCGCGGTTCGCCCGGCCATCGACATCACCGAGAACGACAAGGCCATCACCCTGACGGCGGAACTTCCCGGCATGTCGGAGGACGAGGTCGACCTCACCGTTTCCGACGGCGTGCTGACGCTGAAGGGCGAAAAGACGGTGTCGCACGAGTCCAAGCAGGACCACAGCGTCGTCATCGAGCGCAATTACGGCTCGTTCTACCGTTCGTTTCCGCTTCCCGACCGGGTCGACCAGGAGGCGATCGATGCCAGTTTTGAAAAAGGTGTTCTCAAGGTGACCATGCCCAAGAAGCCCGGGCAGGACAACGGCGAACGCAAGATCAAGATCGGCACGTGA
- a CDS encoding cupin domain-containing protein, with protein MTSQADVLELGPGEGRAYSLGRMRAVFKADHGESGDRYAISEWWLEPHCSGPGAHLHEANEEVFYVLEGTASFLVGDTWKDLPKGSFLRIPAGILHDFENRSDAPVGLLNMFMPGGFEQAMPDIVKWFEDNPQGFAGSPPAAGT; from the coding sequence ATGACATCTCAAGCGGATGTACTCGAACTTGGCCCGGGGGAAGGGCGCGCCTATTCCCTCGGCCGCATGCGGGCGGTGTTCAAGGCCGACCACGGCGAAAGCGGCGACCGCTATGCGATCTCCGAATGGTGGCTGGAGCCGCATTGCTCCGGCCCGGGAGCGCATCTGCACGAGGCCAATGAGGAAGTGTTCTACGTGCTCGAGGGCACGGCCTCCTTTCTGGTCGGTGACACCTGGAAAGACCTGCCGAAGGGCAGCTTCCTGCGCATCCCCGCCGGGATCCTGCATGATTTCGAAAACCGCAGCGATGCGCCGGTCGGGCTGCTCAACATGTTCATGCCCGGCGGTTTCGAACAGGCGATGCCGGATATCGTCAAATGGTTCGAGGACAATCCTCAGGGCTTTGCCGGTTCGCCGCCGGCTGCGGGCACGTGA
- a CDS encoding single-stranded DNA-binding protein: MAGSVNKVILIGNLGADPDIKRTQDGRPIANLSVATSESWRDKNTGERREKTEWHRVVIFNEGLCKIAENYLKKGSKIYVEGQLQTRKWTDQSGQDKYSTEVVLQGFNGNLTMLDGRNEGGGGGSSVSRGGGGGDYGGGSSSGGDRGGFSGGGNTGGGGSSRDLDDDIPF; encoded by the coding sequence ATGGCGGGCAGCGTCAACAAAGTCATTCTCATTGGCAATCTGGGCGCGGATCCGGACATCAAGCGGACCCAGGACGGCCGGCCGATCGCCAATCTCTCGGTCGCCACCTCGGAAAGCTGGCGCGACAAGAACACCGGCGAGCGCCGGGAAAAGACCGAATGGCACCGCGTGGTGATCTTCAATGAAGGCCTGTGCAAGATTGCCGAGAACTACCTGAAGAAGGGTTCGAAGATCTATGTCGAGGGCCAGTTGCAGACCCGCAAATGGACCGACCAGTCGGGACAGGACAAATATTCCACCGAAGTGGTGCTGCAGGGCTTCAACGGCAACCTGACCATGCTCGACGGCCGCAATGAAGGCGGCGGCGGCGGTTCCAGCGTCAGCCGTGGTGGCGGCGGTGGCGATTATGGCGGCGGCTCCTCGTCCGGCGGCGATCGCGGCGGTTTCAGCGGCGGCGGCAACACCGGCGGCGGCGGGTCGTCCCGGGATCTCGACGACGATATCCCGTTCTGA
- a CDS encoding VOC family protein → MRQSITHIALVVRDYDEAIGFYCGVLGFDLLEDTYQPEQDKRWVVVRPKGGQGAALVLARASRPEQEPFIGNQTGGRVFLFLNTDDFARDHQRLKAAGVEFVRDPQTYDYGTVAVFRDIYGNLWDLLQLRDGHPAAN, encoded by the coding sequence ATGCGTCAATCCATCACCCATATCGCCCTGGTCGTGCGCGATTATGACGAGGCCATCGGTTTTTACTGCGGCGTGCTCGGGTTCGACCTGCTGGAAGACACTTACCAGCCCGAGCAGGACAAGCGCTGGGTGGTGGTCCGGCCCAAGGGCGGGCAGGGCGCCGCGCTGGTGCTGGCCCGCGCCTCCAGGCCGGAACAGGAGCCGTTCATCGGCAACCAGACCGGCGGCCGGGTCTTTCTGTTTCTTAACACCGATGATTTTGCCCGCGACCATCAGCGCCTGAAAGCGGCCGGGGTCGAATTCGTGCGTGACCCGCAGACCTATGATTACGGCACCGTGGCGGTGTTTCGCGACATCTACGGCAATCTGTGGGACCTGCTGCAATTGCGCGACGGCCATCCGGCGGCCAATTGA
- a CDS encoding DUF72 domain-containing protein codes for MDKISTIRTGIGGWVFDAWNESFYPPKLAKTKHLHYAGSQLRAIEVNGTYYGSQKPATFAKWAADVPDGFVFSLKASRYCTNRKVLAEAEPSISKFVTQGITELGDRLGPILWQFMPTKKFEPDDFAAFLALLPEKQDGIALRHVVEARHESFCTPDFIELLAGHNVAAVCADHETYPMVADVTSDFVYARLQRGSDDIPTCYPPEDIDLWAERFKTYAKGGVPDDLDLIAADRSVKKQPRDVFAFFITGGKVNAPAGAMALQQRV; via the coding sequence ATGGACAAAATTTCAACAATCCGCACCGGCATCGGCGGCTGGGTGTTTGATGCCTGGAACGAGAGTTTCTATCCGCCGAAACTGGCAAAGACCAAGCATCTTCACTATGCGGGGTCCCAACTGCGGGCGATCGAGGTCAACGGCACCTATTATGGCAGTCAGAAACCGGCGACATTTGCCAAATGGGCGGCCGATGTGCCCGACGGGTTCGTGTTTTCACTGAAGGCCAGCCGCTATTGCACCAATCGCAAGGTGCTGGCCGAGGCCGAGCCGTCGATCAGCAAATTCGTGACCCAGGGCATCACCGAGCTTGGCGACCGGCTCGGGCCGATCCTCTGGCAGTTCATGCCGACGAAGAAATTCGAGCCGGATGATTTTGCGGCCTTTCTGGCGCTGTTGCCCGAAAAGCAGGACGGAATCGCGCTGCGCCATGTCGTCGAGGCGCGGCACGAGAGCTTTTGCACGCCGGACTTCATCGAACTGCTGGCCGGGCACAATGTCGCGGCGGTCTGCGCGGATCATGAAACCTATCCGATGGTTGCCGATGTCACCTCGGACTTCGTCTATGCCCGGCTGCAACGCGGCTCTGACGACATTCCTACCTGCTACCCGCCCGAGGACATCGATCTCTGGGCCGAGCGGTTCAAGACCTACGCCAAAGGCGGCGTGCCGGATGATCTGGATCTGATCGCCGCTGACCGCAGCGTCAAGAAACAGCCGCGCGACGTCTTTGCCTTCTTCATCACCGGTGGCAAGGTCAATGCGCCTGCTGGCGCCATGGCACTGCAGCAGCGGGTTTAA
- a CDS encoding MarC family protein: MTADLIINAFVTIIVMFDPPGLAAIFLGLTTGMTRSQRMQVAMRGTVTAAAILAVFAIAGAGILSVLGISLGAFRIAGGLLLFWISFEMIFEKRHERQEKSAERAITKDHISNVAVFPLAIPLIAGPGAISAVILLAGSFYAPVERAGLIGVIIAASLVLFAFLVIAERIDRFLGDTGRTILTRLLGVVLAALSVQFVVDGIKQAFLGA; encoded by the coding sequence ATGACTGCCGATCTGATCATAAATGCCTTCGTCACCATCATCGTGATGTTCGACCCGCCCGGCCTGGCGGCGATCTTTCTCGGCCTGACCACCGGCATGACGCGCAGCCAGCGCATGCAGGTGGCCATGCGCGGCACGGTGACGGCGGCGGCAATCCTGGCGGTTTTCGCCATTGCCGGGGCCGGCATTCTCAGCGTTCTGGGCATATCGCTGGGCGCCTTCCGCATTGCCGGCGGGCTGCTGCTGTTCTGGATCTCCTTCGAGATGATCTTCGAAAAGCGCCACGAGCGCCAGGAAAAGAGCGCCGAACGGGCGATCACCAAGGACCATATCTCCAATGTGGCAGTGTTTCCGCTGGCAATTCCGCTGATTGCCGGCCCGGGTGCGATTTCTGCGGTCATCCTGCTTGCCGGCTCCTTCTATGCGCCGGTGGAGCGCGCCGGCCTGATCGGCGTCATCATCGCCGCCTCGCTGGTGCTGTTCGCATTTCTGGTGATTGCCGAGCGCATCGACCGCTTCCTCGGCGACACCGGCCGCACCATCCTCACCCGGCTTCTCGGCGTGGTGCTGGCAGCGCTTTCGGTGCAGTTCGTCGTCGACGGCATCAAGCAGGCATTTCTGGGCGCGTAG
- a CDS encoding AraC family transcriptional regulator, whose product MTFDPIDRTGAERPVETADHRALRLAAVEAAVEPAVAYSHFYDDDEHVAEHEHGRAQLLHPSVGVVTVTTRAGRWMVPPGHALWIPAGVRHAVDTIGRVDMHSVYVLPDAISGLPAHLHVTGLTPLMRSLIAEAVRLRPEAATPRAGYILGALLHEILHLPQRPLGLPFPSQRRLAQLCREFLVQPTAHLKIDHWADAAGMSRRSFTRLFRSETGLSLTAWRQQACLMAALPRLAAGETVTAVALDLGYDSVPAFTTMFCRVMGAPPKTYLRAQATA is encoded by the coding sequence ATGACCTTCGACCCGATTGACAGGACCGGCGCCGAGCGTCCGGTTGAAACCGCGGATCACCGCGCGCTGCGGCTGGCCGCGGTCGAGGCAGCGGTCGAGCCGGCTGTGGCCTATTCGCATTTCTATGATGATGACGAGCATGTGGCCGAACACGAGCATGGCCGGGCGCAATTGCTGCATCCCAGTGTCGGCGTCGTCACCGTCACCACCCGGGCCGGCCGCTGGATGGTGCCGCCCGGTCACGCCCTGTGGATTCCCGCCGGCGTGCGCCATGCGGTCGACACCATCGGCCGCGTCGACATGCACTCGGTCTATGTGCTGCCCGACGCCATTTCCGGTCTGCCGGCGCATCTGCATGTCACCGGCCTCACCCCTTTAATGCGCAGCCTGATCGCCGAAGCTGTCCGGCTGCGCCCCGAGGCGGCCACCCCGCGTGCCGGCTATATTCTGGGCGCCCTGTTGCATGAAATCCTGCACCTTCCTCAACGCCCGCTGGGCCTGCCGTTTCCGTCGCAGCGGCGGCTGGCGCAATTGTGCCGCGAATTCCTGGTGCAGCCGACCGCGCATCTCAAGATCGATCACTGGGCCGATGCGGCGGGCATGAGCCGGCGCAGTTTCACCCGGCTGTTTCGCAGCGAGACCGGATTGAGCCTGACCGCCTGGCGGCAGCAGGCCTGCCTGATGGCGGCCCTGCCGCGGCTCGCCGCCGGCGAAACGGTAACCGCGGTGGCGCTGGACCTGGGCTATGACAGCGTGCCGGCTTTCACCACCATGTTCTGCCGGGTGATGGGTGCGCCGCCCAAGACCTATCTGCGCGCCCAGGCGACTGCTTAA
- a CDS encoding MFS transporter, protein MPKPAATAQTPADLNAAPVAPVTTPAATTATFSIVVALSVCHFLNDTMQSVLAAIYPILKANYALSFAQIGLLTFAFQVTASLLQPAIGAFTDKRPLGYALPVGMGFSLLGLLLLSSAGFYALLLAAAALVGFGSAVFHPESSRIARLASGGRHGTAQSVFQVGGNIGTASGPLLAAFIIVPNGQASVAWFGLAALGAMVILTWVSRWYGAFRRAAAGRPAASRTLLHSRRRVVAALVVLALLVFTKNIYVASFSSFYTFYTIERFDVSVQDAQLLLFLFLGAMAAGTLIGGPIGDRIGARAVIWVSILGILPFTLMLPHADLFWTSVLTVIIGVVLASAFPAIVVFAQELVPGRVGLIAGVFFGFAFGMGGISAAVLGQVADIKGIIYVYQICAFLPFLGLLTVFLPKDTRA, encoded by the coding sequence ATGCCCAAACCGGCCGCTACGGCCCAGACTCCTGCGGATCTCAACGCGGCACCCGTCGCGCCTGTAACAACGCCTGCTGCAACAACGGCAACCTTCTCCATCGTCGTGGCGCTCAGTGTCTGTCACTTTCTCAATGACACGATGCAATCGGTGCTGGCCGCGATCTACCCCATCCTCAAGGCCAATTACGCGCTGAGCTTCGCCCAGATCGGCCTGCTGACCTTTGCCTTCCAGGTCACCGCGTCGCTGCTGCAGCCGGCTATCGGCGCATTCACCGACAAGCGCCCGCTCGGCTACGCGCTGCCGGTGGGCATGGGCTTTTCGCTGCTCGGCCTGCTGCTGTTGTCGTCAGCCGGATTCTACGCCCTGTTGCTGGCGGCGGCCGCCCTGGTCGGTTTCGGCTCGGCGGTGTTCCATCCCGAATCCTCGCGGATAGCCCGGCTGGCCTCGGGCGGACGCCACGGCACGGCGCAATCGGTGTTTCAGGTCGGCGGCAATATCGGCACCGCCAGCGGACCGCTGCTGGCCGCCTTCATCATCGTGCCCAACGGTCAGGCCTCGGTTGCCTGGTTCGGCCTTGCCGCATTGGGCGCCATGGTGATCCTGACCTGGGTCAGCCGCTGGTATGGCGCCTTTCGCCGCGCCGCGGCGGGGCGTCCCGCGGCATCCAGAACCTTGCTGCACAGCCGCAGGCGGGTGGTCGCAGCCCTGGTGGTGCTGGCGCTGCTGGTGTTCACCAAGAACATCTATGTTGCCAGTTTCTCCAGCTTCTACACCTTCTACACGATCGAACGCTTCGACGTGTCCGTGCAGGACGCGCAATTGCTGCTGTTTCTGTTTCTGGGCGCCATGGCCGCCGGCACGCTGATCGGCGGGCCGATCGGCGACCGGATCGGGGCGAGGGCGGTGATCTGGGTGTCGATCCTTGGCATTCTGCCGTTCACGCTGATGCTGCCGCATGCCGATCTGTTCTGGACGTCAGTGCTGACCGTGATCATCGGCGTGGTGCTGGCCTCGGCCTTCCCGGCCATCGTGGTGTTTGCGCAGGAGCTGGTGCCGGGCCGGGTCGGACTGATTGCCGGCGTGTTCTTCGGCTTCGCCTTCGGCATGGGCGGCATTTCAGCCGCCGTGCTGGGGCAGGTGGCCGACATCAAGGGCATCATCTATGTCTACCAGATCTGCGCCTTCCTGCCGTTTCTCGGACTGCTGACCGTGTTTCTGCCCAAGGACACGCGGGCCTGA